The Neurospora crassa OR74A linkage group V, whole genome shotgun sequence sequence CCAAGAATGTGGATTGGGGTCTATCcagctacactacactacagcaGTAGCGTTTGCGTCCCGTCCAACGCGGGCGATCGTATCTGTATTTGGTGGGGCTGATAACGAATTTCAATTTCGTCCTCCACAATCACCTGAGAGCTGCAGCTGCCTGCTTGAAGTTGCCTTGAAGTCTTGAACAGAGCACGATAGTCAAGACCTTTTTGCCGCATTCAGCAAGCACCCTACTAGGCTCAACACCTTCTCGAATTCGGATTATCATAACTTAGCCTATCTGGCATATCCGATTACCGCCAATTGAACCAGAGCGAACCTTACAAATGCCCCGAGATCCTTTAATCGGACTGGTCGGCAAACCGAGCGCTGGCAAATCCAGCACGCTCAACTCGCTAACAGATGCTTCCTCTAAAGTCGGTGGGTAGTTTCGTGATCTTGTTTACAAAGACAtttaccttcccttcccttcgaCATCTCGGCTGCGAAGATGGACGCTTTACGTCTCATACGAACGGGCTGCTGATACGGCTTGCCACGCGATACAGGAAACTTCCCGTAGGCTTCTTTCCGTCACAATCTGCCCATCTTCTGCCTGTCTCTTTCCAGTTTATACACTCGAGACACATCGTCCTGTTTGCTCCCATAAAACGACTGCCATCGTCTTCGAATACAACCGCAAGCAGACGCAAAGGATGTTGCGCTGACTACAAGGCCTTTTCTGCTACTACAGTTTCACCACTATCGACCCCCAACGAGCGATCGGCTACCTTCAGATAGACTGCGCCTGCGCGCGCTACAACGTTAGCGAAAGGTGCAAGCCAAACTACGGTTCTTGTGTCAATGGCAAGCGTAGTGTGCCCATTGAACTGCTCGACGTCGCCGGTCTCGTCCCCGGAGCGCATGAGGGCAAAGGGTTGGGCAACAAGTTCCTCGACGACCTGCGACATGCCGACGCCCTGATACACGTTGTCGACGCTTCAGGCACAACAGACGCCGAAGGAAAGGTCACGCGCGGGTACGATCCATCCGTGGACATTGCGTGGCTGCGCTCCGAGATCGTGGCCTGGATCAAGGGAAACCTTTGGGAGAAGTGGGGTTCAATCAAGAGGAGGCATATTGCTGTCAAGGCGACAGCGGTGGAAACGCTCCAGGCACAGTTCAGTGGTTACGGGAGTACCGCTGCGGTGGTGGCGCGGACGCTGGATAAGCTGGGGCTCAAGGAGCCGTTGGAGGAGTGGTCTGGTACGTTTGCGGCTTCGCTTTAAACACCTTGGTGGGTATCGTCAGTCTGACTGCGGCGTGGGTGCTAACATTAGTTTCCGACACCCAGAGGAAACCGTCGACCGCGTTGTCAACGCCTTCACCGACGAGAAGTTCCCAACAGTGATTGCACTCAACAAAATCGACCACCCAGACGCCGACAAGAACATTGCCAAGATCGCCAAGATGCAAGATCCAAACTCCATCGTCCTTTGTTCTGCGATTTCCGAAATTTTCTTGCGCAAGATGGCGAAGCAAGGGTATATCAAGTACACAGAAGGCAGCGAGTTCGTTGACACGAGGGAAGACCTAATAGCCGACGGCGATCCGGACGGCGGAGGCTTGAAAGAGCTGGACGAGAAGAACCGGAACAGGATAGAGAACCTGAAAGACATGGTCCTTTACCGATTCGGCTCCACGGGCGTCAATCAGGTGCTGTCCAAAGCCGCCGAGATCCTCGGCTTGGTGCCGGTCTTCCCAGTTAGGAATACGACGACGTTTACGTCGGGTGCAAATGAGTCGGCGAATAAGGCGGTATTCAGAGATTGCGTGTTGGTCAAGAAGAACTCAACCGTAGCCGACGTGGCCAGGAAGATCATGGGTGATGCGCCGATTGCCTACGTCGAAGGTGCGGGCGGCATCCGTGTTGCGGAAGACCAGATTGTTACGGTTGGGAAGAATGATGTGGGTAACCTTTCTGCTACCATTTCAAATGACTTTACTGACCTTTACATAGATCCTATCATTCAGGGTAGGCCGAGCATAAACAGccaaaagaggaaaataGCCCAGCTTACAAACCTCGCGAACTGAGTATATAGATGAAAGGCAATGCGTAAGAGTGTCAAAAAAAGCTACCCAACAAGAGCACATGGAGGGACAGCAAAAGGAGCCTTATCCTATAACATGCATCCCACAAATTCCCTTAAACAAGCTTACTTGGAGAGCACAAGAGCACAAGTGACCGGCGTAATAGTACGAATTTGGAGTAGCAGAATGCTCACAACCGCAAGGCATGCGTTTCTGTTGTCGTTGAGCGCCTATTAACCCCTTGAGCTCCTTCCATTACATAAAACCCCAAGTTTCCACCTGCGTTCTCGTAAACCCGTTCGTTAAACGCCCATCCCTCCCTATCGTAATTAAACttgtctcttcttctctcacTTTCTGAGCTTATCCTCATGCCTGCAACAAATGCGTGCCGAAATGTCCGCGTAAATCCCCCAGGGCGCAGCGCGGAATTTCGACAAGGGGTATCATAAGGCGAAAACAAGCGCCGGAACCGTCGGGAAAAGGAATCAACCTATCCATGATGGTATGGTGATGTGCGCACACCACTTGGTTCCCGATGTaacattttctttttccattttCTTCTCGTTCACGAACGACGACAAAAAACAACAAGATCAATTAGTCgatgttttttttgttgtcgttgttgtgtCGTTGCTCATTTAATACTTCAAAATGATGTAGAGAGCGTGGACAATACCGGGAAGATACTGCAGGCAATGGTTAGCAAGGGTTCCGATGTGTACGACAGCTGGAAAgcagaaggaaagaaggaaggaaaggaaagctTACACCCAGAATGGTGAGTAGGATGTTGATGAAGAGATCGGCACCGCATCCACGTTCGAAGAAAACTccgagaggggggaggataACGGCAACGATGATCTTGCAAATGTCGCTGAAGAGGATGCAAATGTCAGCAATGGTGACCCAGAACCAGAGACGCCGCGCTGCGTCAAGCAGGTGGGAATAGCCAGCTGGCTCTTACCTAGCGGTGAAAGCCATTGTGATGGATTACTATTGTAAGGTATTAAAGATTGGAATGAGTATCGCGCGTTGATCGAGAAGTTTTCAAGGCTTGCTGGGTGTGAAGGTTGGATGAtgctttttgttgtttgctCGAGCGGACTGACGTAAAACAGCGGCGAGACAAGCGGGCGGTAGAGAATTTTATAGGAACAACATGGGACCTACGGGACAGCCTTGCCAAGATGAACTGTGCCTTCCTTGCCAAGATGAACTGTAGAGGTCATCTGTAAACCTGGCGGGGCCCTTACACCTCTGTGCTCTTGCAGGGCAGACGTCCAGGGAACAGGGGGCGCTTGTCTGTTTTCGTGTGGTGTAGTCTTTTTCTCTACCCAGTCCATTCCTTGATTTGGCTGATTGGGACCGTTTGTGTGTCAGTTCAGTTCCCTTCCTTCAAGGCCAAGCGTGTAGGCGAGGGAACCTGACGAGATGATGGTTCAACCTTTCGCAAGCTCGCGCGCAAAGCAAGCCATGTGCAAGGCGGTGCACACACGCGATTGGAGAGTCGGCTAGAATACGTCATAAGGTACACACCACTCAGCGACGAACAGGCAAAGGTACCCTAGAGTAAGTACCGTGGTAGACATAGCACGGTGGTTTGCCATCTTACTTCACCCAGTTTTGTCAACAtctacctatattaactCGCAATGCTTCCTTGTGAAGCGAGAAACTGTGCCCGACACGAACACACCTGAGAGAGGGCCGCCTGGTCAAGTGCTGGAGCAATGCTGAACAAGCTGGGGCTCGACTTCGGGACGGGACTCCGAAGTCCTCATGAGTGATCAAAATGAACCAGGGTAAACACGCGGACATCCCGGCGGAAGAAGCACAGGGTCTTGTAGCGCTAACTTGCAAGTACGATAAAACGTAGTGTACACCGCTTTGTAGTTAATGTTTAGAAGTTTGTTAGCCCGAGACTTGCAAGCCCTTTTTTGACAAGGGAGAGGACAAGGGATTATTCGGCATGTGACTCATTGCCCGCTGGTGCTGATGCAAACCACCGCGAAAGGAACGAGGCCAAGACCAGCGAGCGAGTCCGCATGTCATGCAATTGCAGTCGCAGCACTGCACCAAGAGGCTCCATCCATAGCGGGCAACTACGGGCCAGACGGCAGACGCTGCTACTCTCCCAGGACTCTTGCATCGCCAACCTAAAAGTGGTAGAAAGAGCCCTCTGTAGGTGGAGGAGGTACCGCCCTAACAGACTTTTTAGGGGTGAactgtacctaggtataatCTCGACACCGCAGCACAGCCCCAGCCACATGTGGTTCAAGCATCTACCGCTAGGTACAGCTTTAGGAACAGCACGGGCAGCCCGTGTTTCGGGTCGCCCAACGGGGCTGGATAGATCGAAAAGCCCCTTTGCAATGAAAATGCTTGGGACTTTATTCTCATGCTGCCATTCATGCCTATCACAGTTTGTAGATGGTCTTCAAAGCTGTACACTAAATATGTACACTACGAATCAAAAGGTCCTAACGTTGACGACGTAACCAAGTCCAGGGAGCCGAACCGTTACAATCCGCCAGGAGTTTGCCGTCCAGCGCTATCCTCGAACGGCCAAGCGAGAGCCAAGCATTTGCCAAGATCCCAAGCCAGTGACATCACCAGAATGACCCGCAAGAAGTGTGGCGCATTAACCATGAAATGAAGGCCCAGAAGGCTCAGCTATGCGCGGCCGGCTCTCGCCCAGAACGATCTCCGGTGCCATCACTGATGATCTTGATTTCACCGCACAATCTAGGCGAAGCGCGATAGTACTTGGGGGTTAGCGGTGGAGTCTTTTGCCAACCCCCTCTCATtaaagagggggaaaaatTTCTGTGGGACAACCGTTTAATCTGGGACAGCCCACATAGAATTTTACTAGTAATCTGACCCATCTCCATACTAAACCACCACATTACATACTACAATAACGTTATTAGAAGCCGTTAGAAATCTAGTATATTGCTCaataaggtagtaagtaaataaaagaacGAGTTGCAGTTATTACTCGTTATTTTCTAGTGCTAGCGCCCCCTCTATTAGTGGTGCTAGCGCTAGTGCTGGTACTTCCTCTACTACTAGTGCTAGTGCTACCTCCTCTACTATTGCCTCCCTCCTTACTAGTATACTCTTTATACGTACCGCTTACTTTCTTACCTATATTTGAGGTCTTATAGTACTCTCGACGTACtttataaccctatagtATAGCGTTGACTTAAAAGACTGTAACTATAATAGAGTAGAGgggttaataattagtattaacgGTCTAACTTGGGTAGTATGAGGTTTGGGGGTAGCGGGCGGGTTAAAGAGACGGCGGTTAATTAACTGGAGTAGTAGTAAatcgacctcctcctcctcctcctcctccttatccctattatcctCTCCCTTATAAAGCTCCTTATAGTTGGCTTCTTccttattgttattaattagagtattctCGTTTTTAAAGAGGGTATCGactatctatatattaagatgATTAACGacgttagtaatagttttaatagtgAGTTATTGAGGTGGGCGAGGGGGGGAGGATAGGGGGTTAGTTAGTTAAGCGGTAGAAGGTAGTTGTATAGTAGAGGGATTATTAcctagattaatattaattaaattattagagaaGGGGTAAGAGGGGTTACTCTATACTTTTTTGAAGACtgctagtactagtatactaactatattacatataaataacctatccccctcctccttatccctctcgttaaatatatcctccttataaattagtatatacctaTCCTTCAATTACTCCTATCACGGCACCATATAACAATAACTTAGTACCCTTAGCGTTCCGGTACCGAAGCCCAGCCGTCCCATTAGTCATACCTCCACTTAGCTCATATACATAGTCTGAGAGCAGAGTTTTCGCTGCTCTCTtccgatcttcttctctttgtaCAATATTACGTCTTTTCCAAGTCCCTTTAggtcggtattataatagtatattatactatttctacTAATCAATAGCCTAAcgattaaaattatttcgctttaatttaccttaaaattagtacCGACCTTACTCCGTCCTAGCCGAATTACGCTATACCTATAATCTAACCTTACCCTACTACAATTACCCCTTAGGAAACCCTTAGATTTACTACtccaatattatatatatattatactactattatactacttataggacgattttaattatacaatTAGCTTAGCCccaataattttagtactttaatttctattctatattattaaccgttCTTATATTGTAGCTCTATattagactataaataactCTACGAGCTCCCCGGGTATAATTACgcttatttttagtataatacccGCCTACAAGGCAATTGTCTATACCCTTTTCCGCCCTAATACCctcccctttatttataaagcaaTTAAAAATATCCCTAAGGACTTCTCTAGTTTCGCCTCTACTTTGGAGGCGGATTCCAACGTTTTTGCCCAACTTTAACTTTaccttatagttattaaagaatacttCGGTAGAGTATATAgcaaattctatattacccGGTAGGAGGCTTTAAAAACCTAATAGGCGGTTAATTAAACTTAGAGCGCTACGACCCAAAATTTTATAGCTACCTCCTAAGTATAGtaggattttattaaggCTACGGTAGAGGCTATTGCTATAACCGTATAAGCctaataggtatagtagCAGCTTACTAAAATTGAGAATTGTATTTAGTACCCGAACGGcggtattatagtattagtatattaaatttaatatattatatatacttttgtTATTACCCGTCTACGAGGTGTTAAGCCCCctatttttagtagtattaaaacGTTGCTATTTAAGCGTTAGGAAGAGTATACTAATTAGCAGTCttagctaattattaaattcgcgTTTGACCTTGCTACTTACCCGACCCTAATTGACTATATCctctatatttcctaatacttttctaataatatttacgctTATATTTAGActaaagttaatattattatatttaacctttataacGCTTTAGCTTAACTAATTGGATTCtctaatttctaaaatattcttacctactttaacccctactatattactttaaacaTTTATACCGAAGCGGTATAGGaaatagattattttaaatagggtaatatattatttactaactttattactacctttattaaattagccgATTAATACGAATTCGATAGCCGTTGccgtattaatatacttaagtttaaaattagtagctccctttaaaatattttaattagtattatagtccgCCCGGCAACCGATAATTTCGCTACGTAGGTTGAGCTCCTCcgggttataattaataatattaataattaccggtactaaaatagtagtttttTAGTATTGTTacacccccccccttctataaatattaataaccctatagtCCTCGGAAaggttaataccctttagAAGGGTCCTATTTCctaaattaagaaggatagACACTAGAAatttaacctatatatatattacggCGCCCCTAACTACTacgtaatagtatatatagtaaaaggcaAGCCGAAATTTATAAGCCTTACTACCGTCTTAGCCTCTCCCTAAAAGGCGGGAAAAGCTTAACCTCCGGTAGAAGTCGCTACTAGAGGTTTAATTCGAAGGATTTGGaggatttatatttatattctataaaatttaatactaatttttctttttcaaatttactttattttagcGCCggtttattaatcctttgtCTTACTATAATCGACTCTAGCTATTCCCtaataggttttattaattctatttttatatactattataatatccttataatattcttcccCCGGCCCTATACtctttagttaattaatagccggGAGGGAGGcgaaattttatatacttatattttattatactctatcGGCTCGTTTATAAACCGCTtcgttttatttatttaaccgTTTAGTAGCCCAAATATAATTTTCGGCCTTCCTTAATTGAAGAAGTATAATCCGGCGATTAATTAGTCTACTAAAtctatagaattactaaattttactattataaaggcgCTACCCTAACCTAACCctacctaatatactacCCCGGatctaatacttattataacgAACCCTCCGGTAACTATAGGGCCTATAACGCTTATCCTTTGTAATAAGTCCTAATTTACCTTAAGACTAAAGTTATTACACACTTATTCCTCGACTATAAGtggtcctcttccttccaacGGACTACGTTTAAGCGGCTATATTTAGCCCTAGGATACTTTTATTcgtattctatttactactaacttcgtccttttatataaagagccTAATACAAAggtctattattatataccggATTAACTATATCGCCTTATAGAggagtaagtaaataaaacctttaattttaaattcggtaACCTAATTAACTTTAGCTAATTCctctactactttaataaagttatactttaaatagtctTCTAGGGACGGCCGACTATATAACCCCTCTCCTagctaattactaattataaggattggGTAGTAGAATAGCTATAGCTTCGAACTATTTTAGCGGAggatatttagaagtatattaatagtaaattgctACCAACCTAATAAAAAATTTTCGCGGCCCTCCCCGAATACTTCTAAAGGAAGTAGAAAGCCTTCGAccctaatactactaaaataatacctCCGTACTacccttttaattataaaattaatttaattccaGGTTAGACCCCCCCTTACTACCGCCTCCGCCCTATATTCTAGGAAgaattctatactatttataaatacttaaataattattttactattaaatttatttatttaaactCCTCCCCCGCCGCTATTccgattttatttattaagaagctgggcggaagtatttatatttatattaattactggggattaaataatattattattaagaataggtACTCTATTCCCCTTATTAGGGAAATAATCGACGCCCTCCGGAAGACGAAGTAGTTTagtaaattcaatataatagtagccttTAATCGGCTACGAATTACCCCCGGGGATAAATAGAAGACCGCCTTTATTACTAGGTTTAGACTCttcgaatactttattacAAACTTCGGTATAATAGGCGCCCCCGCTtccttttaatactatattaactatatactttTCAAcgtccttaataaatatactattacttatttaaacaatattcttatttatagcGAAACGAAGGcggaatataagtattatttcgAGGATATTATTTCCCGCCTATATAAAGCCggccttattataaatatttaaaaatacgaattctataagtataaaataaaatatttaagtttaattatttttaaggaAGGCTTCTATATAAACCCGGAGAAggtaagtattatatttaattagagcgCCCCTAAAACGTTTAAGGATTTCTaacgctttattaaattcgcgAATTTTTACCGccgctttattaaaagtttctTAAAAATTACCTAaccctttactatacttatattaaaaaataaatagactttacccttaatattaatagctataactatatttaaataatttaaagccgCTTTTACTTCGGTATTAGTATTCGCCtactataaccctaaccGGAAAATAGTCTTCGAAGTAAATATATCGGATTGGGCTTCTAGGGGCGTACTATCCTAAATCGACGAAGAAGGGAAACGGTACCCTATcgccttcttttcctctaaatattccttagccaaatataattataagatttataataaagaattatttactatCGTTAAAACTTTCGAAGAATAGTACTCCGAATTCTAGGGCGTTAAGGAACTAGTAGAGGTTATTATAGACTATAAGAGcctatagtattttacctCTATAAAACTCTTTAACTAACGGTAGGTTTAATAGTCCGAATTCTTTAacgatttttattttaaaattgcCTACCGCCCTAGAATATACGCTACTATCCCCAATATACTTTTACACCTCCCCAATAGTACTCCGGCTAATAAATggaatataggtaataattatattattaattatatatataccttcttattaaaagaGAATTGGGCCGTAGGATAAGGCTCGGGTAAGGATTTAAGTAGGCTAATGCTAATAAAACTCCTTATCCTCAATACCGAatcccttattaataattatattaatgcagcttatttaattttattaaaatctctAGCAACCTTCGTAGTACTTTAGGACCCTAATTGCAGCACATTCCTAAAACGGCtctaaaaaattattagcactactataattaactataaagtagcctatagtaaaatcctaattaaaagtaggaCCTTTATTCCCCCTTATTTTAAAGCCCGGCTATAAGTTCTATAGCGTACctatatttctactctaGGGGGATACCCTAGGCGGtttaagatttataatttcgtATAGCGGGCGTATATATAGCCGAACTTCTCCTAAGATATTGCTGCTTttatttaaggttattatttttatatacgaataaaGAACTCCCGCCTCTCACCTCCTAATTTATTcgaactaatattagtactattttgTAATTGGTCTAATATCTCTATCGATTTTATTAGCCCCCTCCCGGCGataaaaataagtaattatacttatacctatataataattatcgtCGATCgtcttataaaaatatactattatattagcgtatatagcttattaattagggtaacCACTATAACCTTCTTACGCGAAGTCTACCGCCTCTATAGTACGCCCGATTCTATTATTTCCAATTAGGGTACCTAATTCGTTGCTACTTTCTAGTAGGAGTTTtgctatttattaaacgttTAGTAGAAGCTTTCCTCCTTTACTTACCCCGAAACTAACAGTTAAAtagagattattaatatttatattaaatagtacctctataccttctactcctattactaggataatt is a genomic window containing:
- a CDS encoding GTP-binding protein, producing MPRDPLIGLVGKPSAGKSSTLNSLTDASSKVGNFPFTTIDPQRAIGYLQIDCACARYNVSERCKPNYGSCVNGKRSVPIELLDVAGLVPGAHEGKGLGNKFLDDLRHADALIHVVDASGTTDAEGKVTRGYDPSVDIAWLRSEIVAWIKGNLWEKWGSIKRRHIAVKATAVETLQAQFSGYGSTAAVVARTLDKLGLKEPLEEWSEETVDRVVNAFTDEKFPTVIALNKIDHPDADKNIAKIAKMQDPNSIVLCSAISEIFLRKMAKQGYIKYTEGSEFVDTREDLIADGDPDGGGLKELDEKNRNRIENLKDMVLYRFGSTGVNQVLSKAAEILGLVPVFPVRNTTTFTSGANESANKAVFRDCVLVKKNSTVADVARKIMGDAPIAYVEGAGGIRVAEDQIVTVGKNDILSFRVGRA
- a CDS encoding plasma membrane proteolipid 3 produces the protein MTSTVHLGKEGTVHLGKAVPDICKIIVAVILPPLGVFFERGCGADLFINILLTILGYLPGIVHALYIILKY